The proteins below are encoded in one region of Flammeovirga kamogawensis:
- a CDS encoding TerB family tellurite resistance protein, which produces MLFEKNEKKAVVKVVNDMMLSDGVIDVQEVVYLSLLKKKFKFDDQFIEESKKLTTSDSVSILKGMTDQKKEWVMKILFEMANVDNDFDANEKILLENIRVLIDYKGK; this is translated from the coding sequence ATGCTATTTGAAAAAAACGAAAAGAAAGCAGTTGTCAAAGTCGTAAACGACATGATGTTATCTGACGGAGTTATTGATGTTCAAGAAGTGGTCTACTTATCTTTACTAAAAAAGAAATTCAAATTTGATGACCAATTCATTGAAGAATCAAAAAAGTTAACAACTTCTGACAGTGTATCTATCTTAAAAGGTATGACTGATCAGAAAAAAGAATGGGTCATGAAAATCTTATTCGAAATGGCAAATGTTGATAATGACTTTGATGCCAATGAAAAGATATTACTTGAGAATATCAGAGTATTAATTGATTACAAAGGAAAATAG
- a CDS encoding thioredoxin family protein, with protein sequence MKSYIISIILFIVSSLSIVNAQTAENKTPPPITDKVSNEGWINDAHKASELMEKNNAPLIINFTGSDWCGWCKKIKAEIFDTDEFKAWVKENKVVLLELDFPRTIQQSDLLKAQNQSLAQQFQVKGYPTIFVIKGKEVIQTGYVKGGPENWIKSVEENIEI encoded by the coding sequence ATGAAATCATATATAATATCAATTATACTTTTCATTGTCAGTAGCTTATCAATAGTAAATGCTCAGACAGCTGAAAATAAAACTCCACCTCCTATAACAGACAAGGTATCTAATGAAGGTTGGATAAATGATGCACATAAAGCTTCTGAATTAATGGAGAAAAACAATGCTCCTTTAATTATTAATTTTACAGGAAGTGATTGGTGCGGATGGTGTAAAAAAATTAAGGCTGAAATTTTTGATACGGATGAGTTTAAAGCTTGGGTAAAAGAAAATAAAGTTGTCTTATTAGAACTTGATTTCCCAAGAACAATTCAACAGTCAGATCTTTTAAAAGCACAAAATCAATCTTTAGCACAACAGTTTCAAGTTAAAGGTTATCCAACAATTTTTGTCATTAAAGGCAAAGAGGTAATTCAAACAGGTTACGTAAAAGGTGGACCAGAAAATTGGATTAAAAGTGTTGAAGAAAATATTGAAATCTAA
- a CDS encoding ammonium transporter, with translation MVWRFILVFSGDGDFIGDLHRVFLSGMTADSLHGNIPEPLFAVYQMTFAIITPGLFIGAFAERMKLKAVVLFSALWLILVYAPVSHWVWGGGWLQQMGVIDLAGGITVHATAGIAALLLAIFIRPRLKFAHQKKSPSNIPMVMIGACMLWVGWFGFNAGSQLHANGAAGMTLLVTHLSAAAACMTWALLEWRKNGKPTLISIVTGMIAGLATVTPASGNIGPTGAVIIGVVAAIVCFNMVDIVKKKWKIDDALDAFAVHGVGGILGTLLVAVLGTEFFGGHGVTDVFNQLSIQVIALLSAVGWSAIMTFIIMKVCKMTVGFRVSPTEEKEGLDLTEEGEFI, from the coding sequence ATGGTTTGGAGGTTTATTTTAGTATTTTCTGGTGATGGAGATTTTATAGGAGATTTGCATAGGGTGTTTTTATCAGGTATGACTGCGGATAGTCTACATGGTAACATACCAGAACCGTTATTTGCTGTTTATCAAATGACATTTGCAATCATAACTCCAGGTTTATTTATTGGAGCATTCGCAGAAAGGATGAAATTAAAAGCAGTAGTCTTGTTTTCAGCTTTATGGTTAATTCTAGTCTATGCACCAGTATCACACTGGGTATGGGGAGGTGGTTGGTTACAACAAATGGGTGTAATTGATTTAGCTGGAGGAATTACTGTTCATGCAACAGCAGGAATAGCTGCATTATTATTAGCTATATTTATTAGACCTCGTTTAAAATTCGCACATCAAAAAAAATCACCTTCAAATATTCCAATGGTTATGATTGGAGCTTGTATGTTATGGGTAGGTTGGTTTGGATTTAATGCAGGAAGCCAGTTACATGCAAATGGTGCTGCAGGAATGACATTATTAGTAACTCACTTATCAGCAGCAGCAGCTTGTATGACATGGGCTCTATTAGAATGGAGAAAAAATGGTAAACCTACATTAATTTCAATTGTTACGGGTATGATTGCTGGTTTAGCAACAGTTACTCCTGCATCTGGGAATATTGGGCCAACAGGCGCTGTAATTATTGGAGTTGTAGCAGCAATCGTATGTTTTAATATGGTAGACATTGTAAAGAAAAAATGGAAAATAGATGATGCTTTAGATGCTTTTGCTGTACATGGTGTAGGAGGAATATTAGGTACATTATTAGTTGCCGTTTTAGGAACTGAGTTCTTTGGAGGACATGGTGTAACAGATGTTTTTAATCAATTATCTATTCAAGTAATTGCTTTACTTTCTGCAGTAGGTTGGTCTGCTATAATGACATTTATAATAATGAAAGTTTGTAAAATGACTGTGGGTTTTAGAGTTTCACCAACGGAAGAAAAAGAAGGTTTAGATTTAACCGAAGAAGGGGAGTTTATTTAG
- a CDS encoding ammonium transporter: protein MRKIVYIIIAVILSSVNIVKAQTEVIEITEVQSQLANINTTALDTGDTAWILVSTALVLFMMLPGLALFYAGLVRKKNVLSILMNICVITGIGSLLWFGGLF from the coding sequence ATGAGAAAAATAGTATATATTATTATCGCTGTAATACTGTCTTCAGTAAATATTGTGAAGGCACAAACTGAAGTAATAGAAATTACAGAGGTCCAAAGTCAATTAGCAAATATAAACACTACGGCACTTGACACAGGAGATACAGCATGGATTTTGGTATCAACTGCTTTAGTGTTATTTATGATGTTACCAGGTTTAGCTTTATTTTATGCAGGTTTAGTACGTAAAAAGAATGTTTTATCTATTTTGATGAACATATGTGTTATTACTGGAATCGGATCTCTATTATGGTTTGGAGGTTTATTTTAG
- the aguA gene encoding agmatine deiminase: protein MSQLLNTTPKQDGYYMLAEWTMHTRTWMHWPERTDTWRLGAKPGQEAYVRVAKAIAEFEPVTVCASNTQFENASAMLSHPNIRVIELTQDDAWMRDSGPTFLVNGKGGLRGVDWKFNAYGGTFNGLYSPFDHDDQVAHKVLSIENADRYRTEKFVTEGGSIHTDGEGTVMIVEEVFMNPGRNPGLSREEMEEYLKEYLNVEKVLWVPRGIYNDETPGHIDNMAFFIRPAEVVLAWTDDENDPQYDRSLEAYNYLSTTTDAKGRKITVHKLPVPSPMLTSLEDIEGIDVSETAKNRQKGDRLAGSYINCLICNGGIILPKYGDDNDDVAAKILQDLMPDHRVVQVDAREILLGGGNIHCITQQQPKV, encoded by the coding sequence ATGTCACAATTATTAAATACAACACCAAAACAAGACGGCTACTATATGCTAGCAGAATGGACAATGCATACTAGAACATGGATGCACTGGCCTGAACGTACAGATACTTGGAGATTAGGGGCTAAACCTGGGCAAGAAGCTTATGTACGTGTTGCAAAAGCTATAGCAGAGTTTGAACCTGTTACTGTTTGTGCATCTAATACACAATTTGAAAATGCTAGTGCAATGTTGTCTCATCCAAACATTCGCGTAATTGAGTTAACGCAAGATGATGCTTGGATGCGTGATTCTGGTCCCACTTTTTTAGTAAATGGAAAAGGTGGATTAAGAGGAGTAGATTGGAAATTTAATGCTTATGGAGGTACTTTTAATGGTTTATATTCTCCTTTTGATCATGATGATCAGGTAGCTCATAAAGTATTATCAATAGAAAACGCTGACCGCTACAGAACAGAAAAATTTGTTACAGAAGGTGGATCAATCCATACGGATGGTGAAGGAACTGTGATGATTGTAGAAGAGGTATTTATGAACCCTGGAAGAAATCCTGGTTTATCTAGAGAAGAGATGGAAGAATACTTGAAAGAGTATCTGAACGTAGAAAAAGTACTTTGGGTACCTAGAGGTATTTATAATGATGAAACACCTGGACATATTGATAATATGGCATTTTTTATACGTCCTGCAGAAGTAGTTTTAGCATGGACAGACGATGAAAATGACCCTCAATATGATCGTTCGTTGGAAGCATATAATTACTTATCTACTACAACTGATGCGAAAGGTCGTAAAATAACGGTACATAAATTACCTGTTCCTTCGCCAATGTTGACAAGCTTGGAGGATATAGAAGGAATAGATGTGTCTGAAACAGCTAAGAATCGTCAGAAAGGAGATAGATTAGCAGGTTCTTATATCAATTGTTTAATTTGTAATGGAGGTATAATTTTACCAAAATATGGAGATGATAATGATGATGTAGCTGCAAAAATCCTTCAAGATTTAATGCCAGATCATAGAGTTGTTCAAGTAGATGCTAGAGAAATTCTTTTGGGTGGAGGTAACATTCACTGTATTACACAACAACAACCAAAGGTGTAA
- the aguB gene encoding N-carbamoylputrescine amidase produces the protein MRKITVSATQTSFTWDKKDNLEKTEKLVREAAAKGAQIILLSELFETPYFCLQPNEDYFELAKPIEENTAVNHFQKIAKELEVVLPISFYERQGHARYNSIAVIDADGEILGVYRKTHIPDSPGYFEKFFFNPGDTGFKVWDTKYAKIGVGICWDQWFPETARSMALMGAEVLFFPTAIGSEPQDANLISKDHWQATQCGHAAANITPVVASNRFGRETTKDVFDRENEVGITFYGSSFISNEHGQKVEEAPQDEDAVLVHTFDLDDIEKTRTSWGLFRDRRPEYYQVITSSDGVHPNKF, from the coding sequence ATGAGGAAAATTACAGTATCTGCAACGCAGACAAGTTTTACGTGGGACAAAAAGGATAACTTAGAAAAAACAGAAAAATTAGTGCGAGAAGCAGCAGCAAAAGGTGCTCAAATTATCCTATTATCAGAATTATTTGAAACACCTTATTTTTGCCTTCAACCAAACGAAGATTATTTCGAGTTAGCAAAACCAATAGAAGAAAATACAGCTGTTAATCATTTTCAAAAAATAGCAAAAGAATTGGAGGTTGTATTACCAATTTCTTTTTATGAAAGACAAGGTCATGCTAGGTATAATTCAATAGCAGTTATTGATGCTGATGGTGAAATTTTAGGTGTTTATAGAAAAACTCACATACCAGATAGTCCTGGTTATTTTGAAAAATTCTTTTTTAACCCTGGTGATACTGGTTTTAAAGTATGGGATACAAAATATGCTAAAATTGGTGTAGGAATTTGTTGGGATCAATGGTTTCCAGAAACGGCTCGTTCAATGGCATTAATGGGAGCTGAAGTGTTATTTTTTCCAACAGCAATTGGGTCTGAACCTCAGGATGCGAATTTGATTTCTAAAGATCATTGGCAAGCTACACAATGTGGTCATGCTGCTGCTAACATTACACCTGTAGTAGCATCTAATCGTTTTGGGCGTGAAACAACAAAAGATGTTTTTGACAGAGAGAATGAAGTAGGGATCACATTTTATGGTTCTTCATTTATTTCAAATGAGCATGGTCAAAAAGTAGAAGAAGCACCTCAAGATGAGGATGCAGTATTAGTACATACTTTCGATTTAGACGATATCGAGAAAACTCGTACTTCATGGGGTCTCTTTAGAGATAGAAGACCTGAATATTATCAAGTAATTACTTCAAGCGATGGCGTTCACCCTAATAAATTCTAA
- a CDS encoding NAD(P)H-dependent oxidoreductase, translating to MKHLIVFSHLNPESFTKAIANEVLAASEERGDEVKVTDLYSENFDPVLKFPDIQGMFMGGETPSDIKRYQDDISWAEHITFVFPLWWGQMPAMLKGYIDRVFASGFAFKYTETGVDAMLTGKTANVIIPHGSPAEYYEGSDMYKSLTRIFDGGVLGFCGIKTEITYFGAVPTTSDEVRKEYLLETKNLFK from the coding sequence ATGAAGCATTTAATTGTATTTTCTCACTTAAACCCAGAAAGTTTTACAAAGGCTATTGCTAATGAAGTGTTAGCGGCTAGTGAAGAACGTGGAGATGAGGTAAAAGTCACTGATTTGTATAGTGAAAACTTTGATCCAGTTTTAAAGTTCCCTGATATTCAAGGAATGTTTATGGGGGGAGAAACACCTAGTGATATAAAACGTTATCAAGATGATATTTCTTGGGCAGAACACATCACTTTTGTTTTTCCACTATGGTGGGGACAAATGCCCGCAATGTTAAAAGGTTATATAGATAGAGTATTTGCAAGTGGGTTTGCATTTAAATATACTGAAACAGGAGTGGATGCAATGCTTACTGGTAAAACAGCTAATGTGATTATTCCTCACGGTTCTCCAGCTGAATATTATGAAGGATCAGATATGTATAAATCTCTTACAAGGATTTTTGATGGTGGTGTACTTGGATTCTGTGGAATAAAAACAGAAATAACCTACTTTGGTGCTGTACCTACAACATCTGATGAAGTGCGGAAAGAATACCTCTTAGAAACAAAAAATTTATTTAAATAG
- a CDS encoding MBG domain-containing protein, giving the protein MKRILSKLLACCFLITLITTAANAQEVNYYLDAENGLDTNDGSSASPFKTLTKGIALVADAANTGKTVILNAKGTFGDKSIVLDGGAETEFVYKVTIQKWDAPAIFDGALTDGRDRLFSSLNSTELTLKEITVKNYEATGEAGAGNGGAFSFTWHSHLIVESCNFISNKANNAGGAIQSGGFLTVKNSYFGENYAKLKGAAIQQQNKAIIIENTTIYKNYTTEGGEGDDPEVYVTNQGGALLLLSHKKVSTEITAINNTIVGNYCEEQAGVGVTFFKNGSHVNLNILAFKNNLIYNHVEGQSHAGENYDLMVNNAAVLNSANVANNIMELSHANAVFAENTNNQVIAEKDGVAPIDQFLLSSTLEMNDKGVYYLKLNEGSVAIDAGTTGTTTDITGNAVVGSTRDVGAYEFTTSVAKKAATITMKSEEILDFTGSDITPEFEVKDAQGVVIGLDVAPLNITYNNGSALPNAIDVYNVKVTIDPSSDYEGSFEGIIRVVDPNAIIKELATVTLSDLEVGYDGTEKMPTVTTDVEGLTVEITYDGALDKPVEIGSYAVIATIVDENYEGKAEGTLVITKGTVEVSISSLEHLYDGTPKSATVSVGNDDFEIFVTYNGVNSAPIKPGSYVVIAAIVDEKYSGIAMDTLVISERGGLADPLAIDNSILEVNVFPNPSIGQFTVELGNNEKANLSVYTLTGKEVLKTEVRNKKIITLPTELSGVLVVKLISDEKSKIVKIYVK; this is encoded by the coding sequence ATGAAAAGAATATTATCCAAATTACTCGCTTGTTGTTTTCTTATTACATTAATAACTACAGCAGCTAATGCACAAGAAGTAAACTATTATTTAGATGCTGAAAATGGATTAGATACAAATGATGGATCTTCTGCGTCACCTTTTAAAACATTGACTAAAGGAATAGCCTTAGTTGCAGACGCTGCAAATACAGGGAAAACAGTAATATTAAATGCTAAGGGTACTTTTGGAGATAAAAGTATTGTTCTAGATGGAGGAGCAGAAACTGAATTTGTATATAAAGTAACTATTCAAAAATGGGATGCTCCAGCTATTTTTGATGGAGCATTAACTGATGGAAGAGATAGATTGTTTTCTTCATTAAATTCTACCGAATTAACCTTAAAAGAAATTACGGTAAAAAACTACGAAGCAACTGGAGAAGCAGGGGCTGGAAATGGAGGAGCATTCTCTTTTACTTGGCACTCTCATTTGATTGTAGAATCATGTAACTTTATTAGTAATAAGGCAAATAACGCAGGAGGAGCCATCCAAAGTGGAGGTTTTCTAACTGTAAAAAACTCTTATTTTGGAGAAAACTATGCTAAATTAAAAGGTGCAGCTATACAGCAACAAAATAAAGCGATCATTATAGAAAATACAACTATCTATAAAAACTACACAACAGAAGGAGGGGAAGGTGATGATCCAGAAGTTTATGTAACAAATCAAGGTGGAGCTTTATTATTATTGTCTCATAAAAAAGTAAGTACAGAGATTACTGCTATTAATAACACAATTGTAGGAAATTATTGTGAAGAACAAGCTGGTGTTGGTGTAACTTTTTTTAAAAATGGATCACATGTTAATTTAAATATTTTAGCCTTCAAGAACAATCTTATATATAATCATGTAGAAGGACAATCACATGCAGGAGAAAATTACGATTTAATGGTAAATAATGCTGCTGTATTAAACAGTGCAAATGTAGCCAATAACATCATGGAGTTGAGCCATGCAAATGCTGTCTTTGCAGAAAATACAAACAATCAAGTTATAGCAGAAAAAGATGGTGTTGCTCCTATAGATCAGTTTTTACTTTCTTCAACTTTAGAAATGAATGATAAAGGAGTATATTACTTAAAGCTGAATGAGGGTAGTGTAGCAATTGATGCTGGAACAACAGGAACAACAACCGATATAACAGGAAATGCAGTTGTAGGTAGCACTAGAGATGTTGGAGCATATGAGTTTACAACAAGTGTAGCTAAAAAAGCAGCAACAATAACAATGAAATCAGAAGAAATTTTAGATTTTACAGGAAGTGATATTACCCCTGAATTTGAAGTTAAAGATGCACAAGGGGTTGTTATTGGGTTAGATGTTGCACCATTAAACATTACTTATAACAATGGGTCTGCTTTGCCAAATGCTATTGATGTCTATAATGTTAAGGTAACTATTGATCCCTCATCAGATTACGAAGGTTCTTTTGAAGGTATTATTCGTGTTGTAGATCCGAATGCAATTATAAAAGAATTGGCAACAGTAACTTTAAGTGATTTAGAAGTTGGATATGATGGAACTGAAAAGATGCCTACTGTTACTACAGATGTTGAAGGTTTAACAGTAGAAATTACTTATGATGGTGCTTTAGATAAACCTGTGGAAATTGGAAGTTATGCAGTGATAGCTACAATTGTTGATGAAAATTACGAAGGAAAAGCAGAAGGAACTTTAGTAATTACAAAAGGAACTGTAGAGGTATCAATTTCAAGTTTAGAACACCTGTATGATGGAACACCGAAAAGTGCTACAGTAAGTGTTGGGAATGATGATTTTGAGATTTTTGTCACTTATAATGGTGTGAATTCAGCACCAATAAAACCAGGTAGTTATGTAGTAATTGCTGCTATAGTTGATGAAAAATATTCAGGAATAGCTATGGATACTCTTGTAATTAGTGAAAGAGGAGGTTTAGCAGACCCACTTGCAATAGACAATTCAATACTAGAAGTTAATGTATTCCCTAATCCTAGTATTGGTCAGTTTACAGTAGAGCTTGGCAATAACGAAAAAGCTAATCTTTCTGTTTATACTCTAACAGGAAAAGAAGTATTAAAAACAGAAGTTAGAAATAAAAAAATAATCACTTTACCCACAGAATTAAGTGGTGTTCTAGTTGTTAAACTAATTAGTGATGAGAAATCGAAAATCGTAAAAATATATGTAAAATAG